The sequence below is a genomic window from Acidobacteriota bacterium.
CGGCTTACTATGAAGATACCGACCTCTGCTTCTCAATCCGCCAGATGGGTTACAAGGTCCTCTATCAGCCGCTGTGCGTCGTCAAGCACCATGAGGGTGTCTCCTGTGGCAAAGATGTGTACACGAGCATCAAGAGATACCAGGAGGTGAACAGGGTAAAGTTCGTAGAAAAGTGGAAATGCGTCCTCTCACAACAATTCCCGCCTGAAGAAAGATTCTATGAGATGGCATCCGACAGGCGAAGAGGCAAGAACATTCTGGTCATCTATCACCAGTTACCGGCTCACGACAGGAATTCCGGAGCCCTCCGGCTCTTCAACATCCTCAAGATTCTGACCGGACAGGGACACCGCTTGACTTTCTTTGCCCATCGGCCTCAGGACGATCAGAATAGATACAAAGTTGACCTGGAGCAGATAGGCGTAATGGTTGCCCCCCTATTCAAAAAAGGGGAGGGAATCTCGATGCGAACGCTCAAGAGAAGATTCTTCCTGAAAAAATTCCTCGCCCTCAATCCCTGCGATCTCGTATGGTTTGTCCATTATGACATGGGACAACACTATCTGAAGCTCTGCCGTAAATACGGGAAGCAGACGAAACTCATCACTGATTCCGTCGACGTTCACTTCCTGAGGGAAGGGAGGATGGCTGAGCTTCTGGATGATGAAAAGATGATGCTGAGATCGCTTCGGACGAAACGACAGGAGCTATCCATATACGGACAATCCGATCTGACGATTGCAATAACAAATGAAGAGAAAGAAATGTTGATGAAAGAGTTGCCACAGGTCAGGATCGAGGTGATCCCGAATATACACGACATAGCAAGCAAAATCAGCGGTTTCCATAGCAGGGATCATCTTCTATTCGTCGGAGGCTATGGACATCCCCCCAATCCCGATGCTGTGAAGTATTTCAACAGGGATATCTTTCCCCTTATCAAGAAAGAGATTCTCAGGTTGAACCTTTTTGTCGTCGGTCAATACATAGACGCGCTCATCAAAGAGTCCGGAAGCAATGAGACGATATTCACGGGCCCCGTCGATGACCTTCAGTCTTACATGCAATCCTGCAGGGTCTTTGTCGCCCCTCTTCGATTCGGAGCAGGATTGAAGGGGAAGATCGGGGAGGCCATGGCGTCCGGCATCCCCGTAGTCACGACCTCCATTGGGGCCGAAGGGATGAATGTCGTGGATGGAGAGAACATCCTGATCGGCGATACTCCCGGCGATTTCGCTGAAAGAGTCATTATGGTTTACAGCGATGAGGCCCTCTGGAAAAAGATATCATCCAATGCAATCAGGTTCGTTGAGGAGAATTATTCTTCGCGCGTCATTGGCCGCAAGATAGATGACATGATCCAGAACCTATAATGTCTCCCGTTCCTCATCCCGCCTTCGAAGCCTCGGCAGGAGTCTGGGAACTCTCTTTTTATATTCACGGTAGGAGTCGCCAAATCTCTCCTCCAGTTCCTCCTCTTCATAGCGGATGAGCGGATAGCCCACCGGAAGGGCTATGAAAAAGACGAAGAGGAGAAGCAAGAGGAAGCCGAAAAGGAGCGCTTCTCCCAGCAGCATGAGGAAAGCCCCGGTCATCATGGGATTCCGCACAAATCCGTAAGGTCCGCTGACGACCAGTTTTTCTGGAGGATGGATGATGGCCGGTGTTCCCCTGCCGAGTGTGAGAAAGAGAATGGCGCACCAGGATGCAAGGACCAGCCCTGCAAGAAGGAGTAATCCTCCGAGAAGCTCGCCTCCCTTCAGAACATCGGAGACCTTCAACCAGGAATCCACATTCCAACATAGGAACGGAATGAAAATAAATATCTATGATTCTGCGGGGTTTGACGCATAATTCTATTCGATGCTAATTTATGAGTGCAAAATAGTTGCATTCTATTCTGCCTGTATCGAGCATGAATATATCGGAAGAGAAATCGATCCTGGGAATTGAAACATCCTGCGATGAGACGGCAGCATCCGTCGTGCGGAATGGGACGCGGATACTGTCCAGCCTCGTCTCCTCGCAGATTCACATCCACAAGGATTATGGCGGAGTCGTTCCCGAGCTCGCCTCGAGGCATCAGCTCGAGAATATAGACATCGTCGTCACCGAGGCGATGGAGCGCTCACGTATGGACTTCCACCAGCTCTCCGCTGTCGCCGTCACGTACGGTCCAGGATTAGTTGGTTCCCTTCTCGTCGGGATCGCCGTAGCCAAGTCGATCAGCTACGTTTACAGGGTTCCTCTCATCGCCATCAACCATCTGGAAGCTCACATACGCTCCCCCTTCATAGAGAATCCCGACATCGATTTCCCCGCTGTCGCCCTGGTCGTCTCGGGGGGACATACCTCTCTCTTCCTTGTGCCTGAAGAAGGCGTATACATGACTCTAGCCAGGACGAGAGACGATGCGGCAGGCGAGGCTTTTGATAAAGTGGCCAAGCTCCTCGGTCTTGGATATCCCGGTGGACCCATCATCGATGAACTATCCCGACGAGGAGACCCCGATAGGATCAGATTTCCCAAAGCGCGGATGACGGACATGACCCTTGACTTCAGCTTCAGCGGTCTCAAGACAGCCGTTCTGAGATACGTCCAGGCAGAGGGGATCAAACCTGTATTCAAGGGAGATGCATCAGAAGAAGGAAAGCGGACGGATCACCGGGAAAGCATTGATAAAAAAGTCTTTGATCTCCTGGCATCGTTTCAGAAAGCCGTAGTGGATGCTCTTGTGGACAAGACATTCTTTGCAGCGAAAAAGGAGAAGGTCAAATCCATCGTAGTTTCGGGTGGAGTAGCTTGCAACTCCTGCCTCCGGAAACGCTTCAGAGAAGAGGGAGAGCTTTCCGGGTGGAAAGTGTACATACCGAGCCAGGAGCTGACGACCGACAACGCCGCCATGGTAGCATCCGCTGCATTTCTAAAGCTTGAACGGCGCCAGTTTGCCGACCTGGCGCTCAACGCTGAGCCTGATCTGAGGTTATAATGCATCCATGGATCAGAAACTCATAAGAAATTTTTCCATAATTGCTCACATAGACCATGGGAAGTCGACCCTTGCCGACCGGATCCTTGAAAAAACCGAGGCTCTCTCTCTTCGGGAGATGGAGGATCAGGTCCTCGACAATATGGATCTGGAGAAGGAGAGAGGGATCACGATCAAGGCTCACGCCGTTGCCCTGAACTACAGGTCGAAATCGGGGGAGAATTACCTCTTCAACCTCATAGACACTCCCGGGCACGTTGATTTTTCTTACGAAGTCTCGAGAAGCCTGGCCGCATGCGAAGGGGCGCTCCTCGTCATCGATGCCAGCCAGGGAGTCGAAGCGCAGACCCTTGCCAATACCTATATGGCCATAGAGAATGATCTGACAATCATTCCGGTCATCAACAAGATAGACCTCTCCAGCGCCGATATCACCCGCGTCAGAGAGCAGATCGAGGATGTCATCGGCCTGGACAATGAACACACTCTTCTCGCCAGCGCCAAGGAAGGCAGGGGGGTGGACGAAATCTTGGAATCGATCATCAAGCATATTCCGCCTCCTTCCGGAAACATCGAGGCCCCGCTGAAGGCTCTCATTTTCGATTCTTGGTATGA
It includes:
- a CDS encoding glycosyltransferase — its product is MMHKEREAVPEIRLSIITPVFNNLLFTRQYLEAVVPELGGDAELIIVDDASTDDTQKHLASWKDSLKESLKGRIHILQNVENIGFLKSCNRGARIARGKYILFLNNDTVPHGGFADHLMRLAETDEKVGAVGAKLIYPDGRLQEAGGIVFRDGSAKNYGRYKTADMPQYNFIREVDYCSGACLLVRKALFDKVGGFDERFSPAYYEDTDLCFSIRQMGYKVLYQPLCVVKHHEGVSCGKDVYTSIKRYQEVNRVKFVEKWKCVLSQQFPPEERFYEMASDRRRGKNILVIYHQLPAHDRNSGALRLFNILKILTGQGHRLTFFAHRPQDDQNRYKVDLEQIGVMVAPLFKKGEGISMRTLKRRFFLKKFLALNPCDLVWFVHYDMGQHYLKLCRKYGKQTKLITDSVDVHFLREGRMAELLDDEKMMLRSLRTKRQELSIYGQSDLTIAITNEEKEMLMKELPQVRIEVIPNIHDIASKISGFHSRDHLLFVGGYGHPPNPDAVKYFNRDIFPLIKKEILRLNLFVVGQYIDALIKESGSNETIFTGPVDDLQSYMQSCRVFVAPLRFGAGLKGKIGEAMASGIPVVTTSIGAEGMNVVDGENILIGDTPGDFAERVIMVYSDEALWKKISSNAIRFVEENYSSRVIGRKIDDMIQNL
- a CDS encoding methyltransferase, translating into MKVSDVLKGGELLGGLLLLAGLVLASWCAILFLTLGRGTPAIIHPPEKLVVSGPYGFVRNPMMTGAFLMLLGEALLFGFLLLLLFVFFIALPVGYPLIRYEEEELEERFGDSYREYKKRVPRLLPRLRRRDEERETL
- the tsaD gene encoding tRNA (adenosine(37)-N6)-threonylcarbamoyltransferase complex transferase subunit TsaD, with the translated sequence MNISEEKSILGIETSCDETAASVVRNGTRILSSLVSSQIHIHKDYGGVVPELASRHQLENIDIVVTEAMERSRMDFHQLSAVAVTYGPGLVGSLLVGIAVAKSISYVYRVPLIAINHLEAHIRSPFIENPDIDFPAVALVVSGGHTSLFLVPEEGVYMTLARTRDDAAGEAFDKVAKLLGLGYPGGPIIDELSRRGDPDRIRFPKARMTDMTLDFSFSGLKTAVLRYVQAEGIKPVFKGDASEEGKRTDHRESIDKKVFDLLASFQKAVVDALVDKTFFAAKKEKVKSIVVSGGVACNSCLRKRFREEGELSGWKVYIPSQELTTDNAAMVASAAFLKLERRQFADLALNAEPDLRL